One Perognathus longimembris pacificus isolate PPM17 chromosome 24, ASM2315922v1, whole genome shotgun sequence DNA segment encodes these proteins:
- the Clgn gene encoding calmegin has product MRFPGLGLCLGLLFISANADFADDSAEVEDFGENSEELGAEEGEPGAEGFKYKTPQPIGEVYFTETFDSGKLAGWVLSKAKKDDMDSEISIYDGRWEIEELKENQVPGDRGLVLKSRAKHHAVSASLARPFIFADKPLIVQYEVNFQEGIDCGGAYIKLLADTDDLILENFYDKTSYTIMFGPDKCGEDYKLHFIFRHKHPKTGVFEEKHAKPPDVDLKEFFTDRKTHLYTLVLNPDDTFEISIDQKVVNKGSLLEDVIPPVNPPKEIDDPDDKKPEEWDDRAKIPDPTAAKPEDWDENEPAQVEDLSAVKPEGWLDDEPKFIPNPTAEKPDDWNEDLDGEWEPPRMPNPACHIGCGEWKPPMIDNPKYKGVWRPPMVSNPDYQGIWSPQKIPNPDYFEDDHPFLLTSFRALGLELWSMTPDIYFDNFIICSEKAVADQWASEGWEVKIIVAKANEPGVLKQLTAAAAERPWLWLIYFVTAGLPIALVTLFCWPRKVKKKYEVAEYKAAAMRKPPSKAALEQEGREEPAAAEPPAGAEEQGRQSDGETPEKEEEGEPEERKSQEEIEVTEGQEEGNKSNKSGSEDEMKDADESTGSGDGPVKSLRKRRVRKD; this is encoded by the exons ATGCGTTTCCCGGGCCTCGGCCTGTGCCTGGGTCTCCTCTTCATCTCAGCAAACGCGGACTTCGCTGATGACAGCGCCGAGGTGGAAGACTTCGGAGAAAACTCAGAAGAGCTGGGTGCTGAAGAGGGCGAGCCCGGGGCAGAG GGTTTTAAATACAAGACGCCTCAACCTATAGGAGAAGTCTACTTTACAGAAACATTTGATAGTGGAAAGCTGGCTGG GTGGGTCTTATCGAAAGCAAAGAAAGATGACATGGACTCCGAGATCTCTATCTATGACG GAAGGTGGGAAATTGAAGAGTTGAAGGAGAACCAGGTTCCTGGTGACCGGGGGCTGGTGCTGAAGTCCCGCGCGAAGCACCACGCCGTGTCGGCCTCCTTAGCACGGCCGTTCATCTTTGCGGACAAGCCTTTGATCGTGCA ATATGAAGTGAATTTTCAAGAAGGTATTGATTGTGGAGGTGCATACATTAAACTACTAGCAGACACTGACGATTTGATTCTG GAGAATTTTTATGATAAAACGTCCTATACCATTATGTTTGGACCAGATAAGTGTGGAGAAGATTATAAACTTCATTTTATCTTCAGACACAAACACCCCAAAACTGGAGTTTTTGAAGAAAAACATGCCAAACCTCCAGATGTAGACCTTAAAGAGTTCTTTACAGACAGGAAGACGCATCTTTATACCCTGG TGTTGAACCCAGATGACACATTTGAAATATCGATAGACCAAAAAGTAGTAAACAAAGGAAGCCTCCTGGAAGACGTGATTCCTCCGGTTAACCCTCCCAAGGAAATCGACGACCCCGACGACAAGAAGCCTGAGGAGTGGGACGACAGGGCGAAAATCCCCGACCCGACGGCCGCCAAGCCAGAGGACTG GGACGAAAATGAGCCGGCGCAGGTGGAGGACCTGAGCGCCGTCAAGCCCGAAGGCTGGCTCGATGACGAGCCCAAGTTCATCCCGAATCCCACTGCGGAGAAACCGGATGACTG GAACGAAGACCTGGACGGGGAGTGGGAGCCGCCTCGGATGCCCAACCCGGCCTGCCACATCGGGTGCGGCGAGTGGAAGCCGCCCATGATCGACAACCCCAAGTACAAGGGCGTGTGGAGGCCGCCCATGGTCAGCAACCCCGACTACCAG GGAATCTGGAGTCCTCAAAAAATTCCCAACCcagattattttgaagatgatcATCCGTTTCTTCTAACTTCCTTTCGTGCTCTTGGCTTAGAACTTTGGTCAATGACCCCTGACATCTACTTTGATAATTTTATCATCTGTTCCGAAAAGGCAGTAGCAGATCAATGGgcctcagagggctgggaagtGAAGATAATAGTAGCGAAAGCTAATGAG CCCGGTGTATTGAAGCAGCTGACAGCGGCCGCTGCAGAACGCCCCTGGCTTTGGCTCATTTACTTCGTAACAGCAGGGTTGCCAATCGCATTGGTTACTTTGTTTTGCTGGCCAAGGAAAGTAAAG AAGAAGTACGAAGTAGCTGAGTACAAAGCAGCGGCCATGCGCAAGCCGCCCAGCAAGGCCGCGCTGGAGCAGGAGGGGCGGGAGGAGCCGGCGGCCGCGGAGCCCCCGGCCGGCGCGGAGGAGCAGGGGAGGCAAAGTGACGGCGAAACCCCCGAGAAGG AGGAGGAAGGCGAACCTGAGGAACGGAAGAGTCAGGAAGAAATTGAAGTCACAGAAGGGCAAGAAGAGGGAAATAAGTCCAACAAGTCCGGATCAGAGGACGAG ATGAAGGACGCGGACGAGAGCACGGGCTCCGGGGACGGGCCGGTGAAGTCGCTGCGCAAGCGGAGGGTCCGGAAGGACTGA